The genomic DNA CAAGGTAATCATCTGCTTTACCCCGTAATGCTTCTACCGCTTTATCTTTTGAACTGTATCCGGTAATAATAATAACGCCAACCCCCGGTTCTAACTGCTTTATTTCCTTTAACACTTCAATGCCATTCAACCCGGGCATCATGACATCTAAAATTACAAGATCTATTTCATTTGGTTTTTTTAATATACTTATAGCTTCTTTTCCAGACGATGCTTCTATAACATTATATCCCTCCAGAAAATACTTAAACTCTTCCCTGAATTCTACATCATCGTCTACTAACAATATTGTATTTGGCATAGTTTTAGTTCTGCTTCTTTCAAGGTAGATTATACCTTTCTTTCCATTAACATTTTAATATCTTTTTTAGTTTAATTTTGCCACATTCCACCACCCGAAGAATTACACTTCGTCTCATTTCACTATGATTTCAAACAGAACCCGCATATTAGCCTGTGCTTCCATAGAGTCAATATGCGCGGGTATCGGTTCAAATATTGCCGGCCGTGTTTCACCATACCCGATTGTTGCGATTCTATCCTGCGAAATACCGCCTACTTTCACAAGTATTTCTTTAATAGCGTTTGCTCTTCTTTCGCTCAATTTTTGGTTATACTCTTCGGCACCTGAAGCAGAGGCGTACCCAGCAATACGGATTTTAGCTACAGGATTGTCTTTCAGAACCTGGGTATTTTCTATCACTATCCTGGCACCGTCTTTTGTAAGAGTCGACGAATCGAATTCGAAATGAGTATCTTCAAGAACGATTAACTT from Elusimicrobiota bacterium includes the following:
- a CDS encoding OmpA family protein; amino-acid sequence: SGITAGMGVRILKNIMFDYAYLSFGELGGSHRVSLTYKFWCPGQAVEEQPESMVDPHVIILEKLIVLEDTHFEFDSSTLTKDGARIVIENTQVLKDNPVAKIRIAGYASASGAEEYNQKLSERRANAIKEILVKVGGISQDRIATIGYGETRPAIFEPIPAHIDSMEAQANMRVLFEIIVK